The Desulfosporosinus acidiphilus SJ4 genome has a window encoding:
- the pepV gene encoding dipeptidase PepV encodes MDLDKQIESMKEELISAVQDCIRIKSVKDVAHAAPGAPFGPGIQDALEWTLELGKKLGFSVKNVDGYAGHIEMGAGELLGILGHLDVVPEGDGWSVPPFSAEIVDGKIYGRGALDDKGPSLAALFAMKAVKDAKIPLKKRVRLILGTDEESGWADMDYYLKKEEVPNIGFAPDAEFPLIHAEKGILHLELKKAFKESLPHLVSIRGGERANVVPDICEVTLRGFDHEFIAQSINTGTFPEGVSAQLKDQVDSQDLILAFKGIGAHGSLPQNGKNAVLYALNYLLQLPLSPEEQNILEFILKHPGRGFFGEGFGIAFSDEPSGQLSLNLGIFELSSDGVRFVLDIRYPVTYKQEDVLQPIETIIQAEGFTLDVINHQKAHHVPKDSELVKSLLKAYADVTGLEPYAFAIGGGTYAKALPRGVAFGPVFPGEPEVIHCADEYISIDNLILTTKVYAQAIVNIGNLENH; translated from the coding sequence ATGGATCTCGATAAGCAAATTGAAAGCATGAAAGAAGAACTAATCTCCGCTGTTCAAGACTGTATTAGAATTAAGAGCGTTAAGGATGTTGCTCATGCAGCACCTGGAGCTCCTTTTGGCCCCGGAATACAGGATGCTTTGGAATGGACCTTAGAATTGGGAAAAAAGCTTGGCTTCAGCGTTAAGAATGTCGATGGTTATGCAGGCCATATTGAAATGGGTGCTGGAGAGCTGTTAGGAATATTAGGGCATTTGGACGTAGTACCGGAAGGTGACGGGTGGTCAGTCCCTCCCTTCAGTGCAGAGATTGTGGATGGAAAAATATATGGGCGGGGCGCTTTAGATGATAAAGGGCCGAGTTTGGCAGCGTTATTCGCCATGAAAGCTGTTAAAGATGCCAAGATTCCTTTAAAAAAGCGGGTTCGTCTAATACTAGGCACGGATGAAGAATCTGGCTGGGCAGATATGGATTACTATCTAAAGAAGGAAGAAGTTCCTAACATCGGTTTTGCACCGGACGCAGAGTTCCCGCTGATTCATGCCGAAAAAGGGATACTGCATCTGGAACTGAAAAAGGCTTTTAAGGAATCCTTACCTCATCTTGTAAGTATTCGTGGAGGAGAACGGGCCAATGTTGTTCCTGATATTTGCGAAGTTACGTTAAGAGGGTTCGATCATGAATTTATAGCTCAGTCAATCAATACGGGCACCTTCCCTGAGGGGGTCAGCGCGCAGTTGAAGGATCAAGTGGATTCTCAGGATCTTATTCTTGCGTTTAAAGGCATAGGGGCACACGGCAGCCTTCCTCAGAACGGAAAGAATGCTGTTCTTTATGCTCTAAACTATTTGCTGCAATTACCGCTTAGCCCTGAGGAACAAAACATTCTTGAGTTCATTTTAAAGCATCCTGGAAGAGGCTTTTTTGGAGAGGGATTCGGAATCGCTTTCAGCGACGAGCCATCCGGTCAACTTTCACTCAATCTCGGAATATTCGAATTATCGTCAGATGGGGTGCGATTTGTTCTCGATATTCGCTATCCAGTGACCTATAAACAAGAGGATGTTTTACAGCCTATCGAAACAATTATCCAAGCTGAAGGATTTACGTTAGACGTTATTAACCATCAAAAAGCACATCATGTTCCCAAAGATAGTGAGCTCGTAAAATCCCTGCTTAAAGCCTATGCAGATGTTACAGGACTTGAACCGTATGCCTTTGCTATCGGAGGAGGAACTTACGCTAAAGCACTCCCTCGGGGCGTTGCTTTTGGCCCGGTTTTTCCGGGTGAACCGGAAGTGATTCATTGCGCTGATGAATATATTTCTATAGACAACTTGATATTAACGACAAAAGTCTATGCTCAAGCTATTGTAAATATCGGCAATCTTGAAAATCACTAA
- a CDS encoding penicillin-binding protein — protein sequence MKKRKKGLLNYFSRDYWVQIGLFLLIFLVAGRLVVLQVVQASNLQAKGIERRTTDKRLHPKRGSIYDAQGNVLAQSIPVKEVYADPKTLSNLIAQKKYKDTKEHAAQELAEILGLNPQDILGKLNKDLLWISLAHQVDLQKADQIMALKIPGVGTTDEEKRVYPMGNLASAALGIVNLEGHGAEGIESYYDKALFGKPGFQSVEQDTRARSIFETADQLEPSHPGNSLVLTLDSAIQYSIEQQLDSLQQNTKANSVTILAMDPMSGRILGLGSRPTFDPTNYLKSSPEERRNLAISMSYEPGSTFKIITGSSALEEGVVSPDETFPDPGYLRVGPRLITNWDSDQKPHGNPTLTEGMQLSSNVVLAQVGLKLTKRTFFTYLKAFGFGAKTGVDIRGEESGLLVPQENVRDLELATMSFGQANLVTPIQLLTAISAVANGGTLYRPYIVDKIVAQDGEVVQELKSKPIRQVISKATAVQMTNILEQVVSAGTGHLAQIPGINVAGKTGTAQKVDPRTGGYSTTDFIASFAAFAPAENPKIAVLVIIDTPKSAEGHQGGTLGGPPAKAIIEGALQYFGIPSAKDTLSTVSISSGDSQVRPSPQPVIPERSPGVYEAIIPDLTGMTMRQAGDLIAKSGLHFDFTGSGLVVQQNPLPGKVVSKGSTLEIKFSPLTP from the coding sequence TTGAAAAAACGAAAGAAGGGTTTATTAAATTATTTCTCGCGAGATTATTGGGTCCAAATAGGGCTGTTTCTACTTATCTTCTTGGTAGCAGGAAGACTTGTGGTTCTCCAGGTAGTTCAGGCATCTAATCTTCAGGCCAAGGGAATTGAACGAAGGACAACTGATAAGCGTCTTCATCCTAAACGGGGATCGATTTATGATGCACAGGGAAATGTTTTAGCGCAGAGCATTCCTGTCAAAGAGGTATATGCAGATCCCAAAACGTTGTCCAATTTAATAGCCCAAAAGAAGTATAAAGATACCAAAGAACATGCGGCTCAAGAGCTTGCGGAGATCTTAGGCCTTAATCCGCAAGACATTCTTGGTAAGTTAAATAAGGACTTATTGTGGATAAGTCTAGCTCATCAAGTAGACCTTCAGAAAGCTGATCAAATTATGGCCCTAAAAATTCCGGGGGTAGGGACAACAGATGAAGAAAAACGTGTATATCCTATGGGAAATTTGGCATCCGCTGCACTTGGTATTGTAAATCTAGAAGGACATGGTGCTGAGGGTATTGAATCATATTATGACAAAGCCTTATTTGGCAAGCCCGGATTCCAATCAGTGGAACAAGATACTCGAGCACGTTCTATCTTTGAAACTGCAGATCAGCTTGAGCCTTCTCATCCAGGGAATTCTTTGGTACTTACTTTAGACTCTGCTATACAATATTCGATTGAACAGCAATTAGATAGTTTGCAGCAAAATACAAAAGCCAACAGCGTGACAATTCTTGCTATGGATCCGATGAGCGGACGCATTTTGGGGTTAGGTTCTCGACCAACCTTTGATCCAACAAATTATCTCAAATCATCACCGGAAGAACGACGTAATTTAGCCATCAGTATGTCCTATGAACCGGGATCTACATTTAAAATTATCACAGGTTCCAGTGCCCTGGAAGAAGGAGTCGTCAGTCCGGATGAAACCTTTCCTGATCCGGGATATTTGCGGGTGGGGCCACGTTTAATCACGAACTGGGATTCTGATCAAAAACCCCATGGAAATCCTACCTTAACTGAGGGAATGCAATTGTCCTCAAACGTTGTTTTAGCTCAGGTAGGACTTAAACTAACCAAAAGAACCTTCTTTACGTATTTAAAGGCCTTTGGTTTTGGTGCCAAAACCGGCGTAGATATTAGAGGGGAAGAAAGTGGTTTGCTTGTTCCGCAAGAAAATGTACGAGATTTAGAATTAGCAACAATGTCCTTTGGACAAGCTAATTTAGTGACGCCTATTCAATTATTGACGGCAATATCAGCTGTTGCTAATGGAGGAACTTTATATCGGCCCTATATCGTGGATAAAATTGTTGCTCAGGATGGAGAGGTGGTTCAGGAACTGAAATCTAAGCCCATTCGTCAAGTCATATCAAAGGCGACAGCAGTACAAATGACCAATATTCTCGAACAAGTTGTATCTGCTGGGACAGGTCATCTTGCTCAAATCCCTGGAATCAATGTGGCAGGCAAAACGGGTACCGCACAAAAAGTGGATCCCAGAACCGGAGGGTATTCCACGACGGATTTTATAGCTTCTTTCGCCGCCTTTGCACCGGCAGAAAATCCTAAAATCGCAGTCCTTGTGATTATTGATACTCCTAAAAGCGCAGAAGGCCATCAAGGCGGAACTTTAGGAGGACCTCCGGCTAAGGCTATTATTGAAGGTGCTCTTCAATATTTTGGTATTCCGTCAGCAAAGGATACTCTAAGCACTGTTTCCATTTCATCTGGTGATTCACAGGTTAGGCCTTCGCCCCAACCCGTTATTCCTGAACGTTCGCCAGGTGTTTACGAAGCAATTATTCCTGATTTAACCGGAATGACGATGCGTCAAGCAGGTGACCTAATAGCAAAATCAGGCCTGCATTTTGACTTTACGGGGAGCGGACTCGTAGTTCAGCAAAATCCTCTCCCTGGGAAAGTAGTGAGTAAGGGTTCAACACTCGAAATAAAGTTTTCTCCTTTAACGCCTTAG
- the larB gene encoding nickel pincer cofactor biosynthesis protein LarB, with product MNEETIKALLEEVKSGACSPEQALGQLRELPFEDLGFARLDHHRGLRTGQSEVIFCQGKQPEQIISILKHLGAKSQNVLATRLVPDHAERILQHFPNAQYDPLARCLLFHPLEEPSIPGKILIMTAGTADLPVAREAWITARYMGHEAETIYDVGVAGLHRLLAQRDSMDSAEVLIVVAGMEGALASVVGGLVDQPVIAVPTSVGYGAHFQGLAALLSMLNSCASGVGVVNIDNGFGAASLASTIIRRINKNR from the coding sequence ATGAATGAAGAGACAATCAAAGCCCTCCTTGAAGAGGTTAAGTCAGGAGCTTGCTCACCGGAACAAGCGTTGGGTCAATTAAGAGAATTACCCTTTGAGGATTTGGGTTTTGCTCGTTTAGACCATCATCGAGGGCTGCGGACAGGGCAATCCGAAGTTATTTTTTGTCAAGGAAAACAGCCCGAACAGATCATCTCTATCTTAAAACATTTGGGTGCTAAATCTCAAAATGTCCTGGCAACCCGGCTCGTTCCAGACCATGCCGAACGGATTTTGCAGCATTTTCCAAACGCTCAGTACGATCCGCTGGCACGCTGTCTCTTATTTCATCCTTTGGAAGAGCCATCAATTCCGGGGAAAATTCTGATAATGACAGCTGGAACTGCAGATTTGCCCGTTGCCCGGGAAGCTTGGATCACAGCCCGTTATATGGGTCACGAAGCAGAGACAATTTATGATGTTGGAGTTGCGGGTCTTCATCGCCTTCTTGCCCAACGAGACAGTATGGATAGTGCCGAAGTGCTGATTGTCGTGGCAGGAATGGAAGGAGCCTTAGCGAGTGTCGTCGGTGGATTAGTTGACCAGCCTGTGATTGCTGTCCCGACAAGCGTAGGTTATGGCGCACATTTTCAAGGGCTCGCAGCATTACTCAGCATGCTGAACAGCTGTGCTTCAGGGGTAGGCGTTGTAAATATTGACAATGGTTTTGGTGCTGCTTCTTTAGCTTCAACAATCATTCGTAGAATTAATAAAAATCGTTAA
- a CDS encoding FAD-dependent oxidoreductase, translating into MENFDVIIVGGGPAGLSAAISAAHAGMKTLVIERGDYPGTKNVMGGILYTKATDMVVPEFWKEAPLERPIIEQRIAMLSGDESILAGYRDPDWAAEPYNAHSILRVKFDRWLAQQAEKAGVMIITETLVEDLLYKNGNVVGVRTGRAEGDLGAKVVIIAEGVNNFLAVKAGLAKSLKPATVAVTVKEIISLPKEKIEDRFCLDEGQGATIELYGDSTAGMMGVGFIYTNKDSISIGVGAILESVVREHWTPNDLLENLKAKPYVKRLLQGGETKEYLAHLIPEGGYTHVPRLHRQGVMVVGDTAMLMNSLNREGSNLAMVSGKIAGEVAAQAIKAGDVSDQAMAVYESRLRDSFVLKDLHHYRHMGKFFEDNPHLLKIYPKMFSKAAKMYLTADGTPKKQRQKEIIQMLFEQRSKGGFIKDLYGAWRALL; encoded by the coding sequence ATGGAAAACTTTGATGTAATCATCGTCGGAGGCGGTCCTGCTGGCCTATCTGCCGCAATTAGCGCTGCTCATGCAGGTATGAAAACATTAGTCATCGAACGCGGAGATTACCCCGGTACGAAGAATGTGATGGGCGGGATCCTCTATACAAAGGCCACGGATATGGTCGTGCCGGAATTTTGGAAAGAGGCACCGTTAGAACGCCCTATCATTGAACAGAGGATCGCCATGTTAAGCGGAGATGAATCAATTCTGGCCGGTTATCGAGATCCGGATTGGGCAGCGGAACCTTATAATGCACATTCGATTTTAAGGGTTAAATTTGACCGCTGGCTGGCTCAACAAGCGGAAAAAGCCGGAGTTATGATCATCACGGAAACACTGGTTGAAGATCTTCTTTATAAAAACGGTAATGTTGTGGGAGTTCGAACAGGCAGAGCTGAAGGGGACTTAGGAGCTAAAGTTGTTATTATTGCCGAAGGAGTCAATAACTTTTTAGCTGTTAAAGCCGGATTGGCAAAATCCTTAAAGCCGGCAACGGTCGCTGTCACCGTCAAAGAAATCATCTCGTTGCCAAAAGAAAAGATCGAGGATCGTTTCTGCCTCGATGAAGGACAGGGAGCCACCATCGAGTTATACGGGGACTCAACAGCAGGGATGATGGGTGTTGGATTTATCTATACCAATAAGGATTCAATTTCCATCGGAGTTGGAGCTATCCTGGAATCGGTAGTACGGGAACATTGGACTCCCAATGATCTCTTGGAAAATCTTAAAGCGAAACCTTATGTCAAGCGGCTTTTGCAGGGCGGTGAAACTAAGGAGTATCTGGCTCATCTCATCCCGGAGGGTGGGTATACACATGTCCCAAGGCTTCATCGCCAGGGGGTTATGGTCGTTGGGGATACCGCTATGCTGATGAATTCTCTTAACCGTGAAGGCTCAAATCTTGCCATGGTATCCGGAAAAATTGCCGGCGAAGTTGCCGCTCAAGCCATCAAAGCCGGAGATGTCAGCGATCAAGCTATGGCTGTTTATGAATCCCGTTTGCGCGATTCTTTTGTTTTGAAGGATCTTCATCATTATCGCCATATGGGTAAATTCTTCGAGGATAATCCCCATCTTCTAAAGATCTATCCCAAAATGTTCTCTAAGGCTGCTAAAATGTATTTAACGGCAGATGGAACTCCCAAAAAACAACGCCAGAAAGAAATTATACAAATGCTTTTCGAACAGCGGTCAAAAGGCGGCTTCATTAAAGATCTCTACGGTGCATGGAGGGCCTTATTATGA
- a CDS encoding NADPH-dependent FMN reductase, whose protein sequence is MTKTIKIIGLTGSLREKSYNMAALRASAELLPEWVTLEILDLSSIPFFNEDIESEGVPQVVADFKRRLAEADAILISTPEYNYSIPPVLKNALDWASRGTELPLSGKPLAIMSASPDMLGGARVQYHLRQVCLRLRSQTLKSPKVLITNAKNKFDQDGKLIDNLARKSISKLLQALLDKTKTNPQLDQPASVVK, encoded by the coding sequence ATGACAAAAACAATAAAGATTATTGGCCTAACTGGAAGTTTGAGAGAGAAATCCTATAATATGGCGGCTTTAAGGGCGTCAGCAGAACTACTCCCCGAATGGGTTACATTAGAAATACTGGATCTATCTTCAATCCCTTTCTTTAATGAAGATATTGAATCTGAAGGCGTGCCTCAAGTTGTAGCGGATTTTAAAAGAAGACTTGCAGAGGCCGATGCTATTCTCATTTCAACCCCAGAATATAATTATTCAATACCTCCGGTCTTAAAAAACGCTTTGGATTGGGCTTCAAGGGGGACAGAATTGCCGTTAAGCGGTAAACCGCTGGCCATAATGAGTGCATCTCCAGACATGTTAGGGGGAGCAAGAGTACAGTATCACCTTCGACAAGTTTGTTTGAGACTTCGTTCACAGACACTTAAAAGCCCCAAAGTTTTGATAACCAACGCCAAAAATAAATTCGATCAAGATGGGAAGTTAATTGATAATCTTGCTCGAAAATCCATCTCCAAACTACTTCAAGCACTGTTGGATAAAACGAAAACTAATCCTCAACTGGATCAACCAGCTAGTGTTGTTAAATAG
- a CDS encoding LarC family nickel insertion protein, with product MKVLYWDIFAGISGDMALGSLIALGANPEKIIEQLHSIGLNEFRLDIRLRQVQGIQATDIDVVVLDNHEHKQNFSHNHEFANNHTHGHDHDHDHEHEHEHAHEHNHEHGHEYKNEYVQHDHTPVTHAHNRYLPDIQKMIMSGSLSERAQESALKVFNVLAEAEANVHGTTIDKVHFHEVGAVDSLVDIVGTCIALDQLDIEEIRVSTLPWSKGFVQCAHGTLPLPAPATLMLLRGFKFRDSGITGELITPTGAALMKALAQQTDFPEMIIHNVGYGSGKNDYGIPSLLRGVIGEI from the coding sequence TTGAAAGTTCTCTATTGGGATATATTTGCCGGAATCAGCGGAGATATGGCTTTAGGCTCTTTAATAGCGTTAGGTGCGAATCCGGAAAAGATTATAGAGCAATTACATTCAATAGGCCTAAATGAATTTCGATTAGATATCCGCTTGCGTCAAGTTCAAGGCATTCAAGCAACGGACATTGATGTTGTAGTATTAGATAATCACGAACACAAACAAAACTTCAGTCACAATCACGAGTTTGCAAATAATCATACTCACGGTCATGACCATGACCATGACCATGAGCACGAGCATGAGCATGCCCATGAACATAACCATGAACATGGGCATGAGTATAAGAACGAGTACGTTCAACATGATCATACTCCCGTGACTCATGCTCACAATCGATATCTTCCGGATATTCAAAAAATGATAATGTCAGGGTCCCTGTCTGAACGTGCGCAAGAAAGTGCTTTAAAAGTGTTTAACGTCCTAGCTGAAGCGGAGGCTAACGTTCATGGGACAACAATTGATAAAGTACACTTTCATGAAGTTGGAGCCGTAGACTCGCTGGTTGATATTGTGGGAACCTGTATAGCTTTGGATCAGTTGGATATTGAAGAAATACGTGTTTCTACTCTCCCTTGGTCAAAAGGATTTGTTCAATGTGCGCATGGAACGCTGCCCTTACCGGCCCCGGCGACTCTGATGCTGTTACGTGGCTTCAAATTTAGAGATTCGGGAATTACAGGCGAACTTATTACCCCTACAGGAGCAGCGCTCATGAAGGCCTTAGCCCAGCAGACAGATTTTCCGGAGATGATTATCCATAATGTTGGTTATGGTTCCGGTAAAAATGATTATGGCATTCCAAGCCTGCTTCGGGGTGTAATTGGAGAGATATAA
- a CDS encoding ferredoxin family protein, with translation MKLDDKLYLVRFNTDKLSHIKINDPKICLNQCQDKPCTRICPAHVYDWDDEEKRISVGYEGCLECGTCLIGCPYGNINWKYPRGGFGVSWKNG, from the coding sequence ATGAAATTAGATGATAAACTCTATTTGGTGCGATTTAATACGGATAAGTTGAGTCATATTAAGATTAATGATCCTAAAATATGTTTAAATCAGTGTCAGGACAAACCTTGTACCCGCATCTGCCCCGCCCACGTTTATGATTGGGACGATGAGGAGAAGCGTATTTCCGTGGGATACGAAGGGTGTCTTGAATGCGGAACTTGTTTGATTGGCTGCCCTTATGGCAACATCAATTGGAAGTATCCTAGAGGCGGGTTTGGAGTCTCGTGGAAAAATGGCTGA
- the larE gene encoding ATP-dependent sacrificial sulfur transferase LarE, producing MNLTLSEETLNKETQLIELIKSYKKVLVAFSGGVDSTYLLAIAHEALGQNCQAVFACGPMVSAQEQTSALNLAQMYNFPVKVIDINVMELQAFRDNPPDRCYFCKKELFATFLSVGKRMGYTTLIEGTNASDNHDYRPGRKALKELKIISPLLEVGLKKEEIRALSRCRNLLTWDKPSMACLASRVPYGDMITLELLTRIAQAEALLNSLGFNECRLRVHQDIARIEIPIQAFTSLIQKHTEIVTAIKKLGFRFVTLDLEGLRSGSLNPDQKDD from the coding sequence ATGAACTTGACACTTAGCGAAGAAACGTTAAACAAAGAAACTCAACTTATCGAGCTTATAAAATCCTATAAAAAGGTGTTAGTAGCCTTTTCAGGCGGAGTAGATTCTACGTATCTCCTGGCCATAGCCCATGAAGCTTTAGGCCAAAATTGCCAAGCGGTGTTTGCTTGCGGGCCGATGGTTTCTGCGCAAGAACAGACTTCAGCCTTAAATTTAGCTCAAATGTATAATTTTCCGGTCAAAGTAATCGATATCAATGTTATGGAATTGCAAGCTTTTCGTGATAATCCACCAGACCGGTGTTATTTTTGCAAAAAGGAGCTTTTTGCGACCTTCTTATCTGTGGGTAAAAGAATGGGGTATACTACCTTGATTGAAGGTACCAATGCTTCTGATAACCATGATTATCGACCCGGCCGCAAGGCTCTGAAAGAGTTAAAGATCATAAGCCCCTTACTGGAAGTCGGCCTCAAAAAAGAAGAGATTCGAGCTTTGTCTCGGTGCCGTAATTTACTAACTTGGGACAAGCCCTCCATGGCCTGTCTTGCTTCGAGAGTTCCTTACGGCGATATGATCACTCTCGAATTATTAACGAGAATTGCTCAAGCTGAAGCTCTCCTCAACAGTTTGGGTTTTAATGAGTGCCGCCTTCGGGTGCATCAAGATATAGCACGGATTGAAATTCCCATCCAAGCTTTCACATCATTGATCCAAAAACATACAGAAATCGTTACGGCTATCAAAAAATTAGGTTTCCGCTTTGTAACATTAGACTTAGAAGGGCTTCGTTCTGGAAGCCTAAACCCAGATCAGAAGGATGATTAA
- a CDS encoding electron transfer flavoprotein subunit alpha, with protein MTVAIDKTKCIGCGACVMECSLEAIDLVDGIAHPDPNKCKDLGSCVKVCPTNALSLSIPQEPKTEIASEAGSKFDLKEPLPEAVSDYAQGNAKKTIRSQVKPVAGGDVWSGVWVIIEYNNGRVAPVSWELLGEGRKLANSLGCELCGVITGYQVDSVIPEAFAFGSEKVYVIDHEVLKDYRTEPYAEAISGLVRKYQPEIILMGATSMGRDVFPAVATKMQTGLTADCTVLGIDPETKLLQQTRPAFGGNIMATILCRSRRPQMATVRPRVMEMPEKVEGRQGELIREEFTSNESDFRTKVLEFIPADARSAFLDKAEIIVSVGLGLAAKRNLVLAEELAEVLGGTLAGSRGAVEAGWLSHDQQVGQSGVTVRPKVYIAIGISGAIQHLVGMETSDFIIAINNDPEAPILKVANYGIVGDLFQIVPALTAEFKKRLQHGVAN; from the coding sequence ATGACTGTAGCTATTGATAAGACAAAGTGTATTGGTTGTGGAGCGTGTGTTATGGAATGCTCCCTGGAAGCCATTGATTTAGTCGACGGAATTGCTCATCCTGACCCCAATAAATGTAAAGACCTGGGGAGCTGCGTCAAAGTTTGTCCGACAAACGCTCTATCTCTTTCTATTCCCCAAGAACCAAAAACTGAAATTGCTTCGGAGGCTGGTTCGAAGTTTGATTTAAAAGAACCTCTGCCGGAAGCGGTAAGTGATTATGCTCAAGGTAATGCGAAAAAGACAATTCGTTCTCAAGTGAAACCAGTTGCCGGGGGCGATGTCTGGAGCGGAGTTTGGGTAATTATTGAATATAACAACGGGAGAGTTGCGCCGGTTTCTTGGGAGTTGTTGGGCGAAGGCCGAAAGCTTGCCAATTCTCTGGGCTGTGAACTTTGCGGCGTGATCACCGGTTATCAAGTCGATAGTGTGATTCCCGAAGCTTTTGCCTTCGGGTCAGAGAAAGTCTATGTTATCGATCATGAAGTGCTTAAGGACTATAGAACAGAACCCTATGCTGAAGCAATTTCGGGCCTTGTTCGAAAATACCAACCTGAAATTATACTTATGGGCGCTACCTCCATGGGACGAGATGTATTCCCGGCGGTCGCTACGAAGATGCAAACAGGATTAACTGCTGATTGTACGGTATTAGGTATTGATCCTGAGACGAAACTCCTGCAGCAAACCCGACCTGCCTTCGGGGGGAATATCATGGCCACGATCCTTTGCCGCAGCAGACGCCCGCAAATGGCCACTGTACGGCCGAGAGTCATGGAAATGCCTGAAAAGGTTGAAGGACGACAAGGAGAACTGATACGCGAAGAATTCACATCGAATGAAAGCGATTTTCGCACAAAAGTTCTGGAGTTCATTCCGGCTGATGCCAGAAGCGCATTTCTAGACAAAGCTGAAATTATAGTTTCTGTGGGTCTGGGTCTCGCGGCCAAACGGAACTTGGTCCTGGCAGAAGAATTAGCCGAAGTTTTAGGCGGTACTCTGGCGGGGTCCCGAGGAGCCGTAGAAGCAGGCTGGCTTAGTCATGATCAACAGGTTGGTCAATCAGGAGTTACCGTTCGTCCAAAGGTATATATTGCCATCGGAATTTCAGGAGCTATTCAGCATTTAGTAGGTATGGAAACTTCAGATTTTATTATAGCCATTAACAATGACCCAGAGGCACCCATCCTAAAAGTCGCTAATTATGGGATTGTTGGTGATCTTTTTCAAATCGTACCTGCACTAACAGCAGAATTTAAAAAACGCCTTCAGCACGGCGTGGCTAATTAA
- a CDS encoding rhomboid family intramembrane serine protease has translation MIEKIIDSLRQSDWSVSYPAGNWVCATHDSLQRGLLFGYLNEMSEDLTVKISEFKIPTWDAIIFCPSGFDSSQLKKSRLPGIQLWYWDLELGNIFPNPPTKKQDIPRMLKQIASGTPVSLNAELQPQKQPIPYFTYAFIGINLLVFLLMTLAGGSENQDVLIAFGAKVNSLIQAGQVWRLLTSMFIHIGYFHLAFNLYALWALGPLTELSYGHGKYFAIYMLSGLGGAMASFLFSPFLSAGASGAIMGLLGAQLFFIYKRPYLWKSGLGMNLVIVILVNLGFGFWQPGIDNFAHLGGLFTGMFMGALLSWKNFIKPKSAKLS, from the coding sequence ATGATTGAGAAAATTATCGATAGTCTGAGACAGTCTGACTGGAGTGTGAGCTATCCTGCAGGAAACTGGGTTTGTGCAACCCATGACTCTCTGCAGCGTGGGCTTCTTTTCGGATATTTAAATGAGATGTCTGAAGATCTAACGGTTAAGATCTCTGAATTTAAAATCCCAACCTGGGATGCAATTATTTTTTGTCCCTCGGGATTTGACTCTTCGCAGTTAAAGAAATCTCGTTTGCCGGGCATTCAATTATGGTATTGGGATCTGGAATTGGGAAATATTTTCCCCAATCCACCTACCAAAAAACAAGATATTCCCAGAATGCTGAAACAAATAGCCAGTGGGACACCGGTTTCTCTAAATGCTGAACTTCAGCCCCAAAAACAGCCGATTCCTTATTTTACTTATGCATTTATTGGAATCAACTTGCTCGTTTTTTTACTTATGACTCTAGCGGGCGGATCGGAAAATCAGGATGTATTAATCGCCTTCGGTGCTAAAGTTAATTCTTTAATTCAAGCCGGGCAAGTGTGGCGCTTATTAACATCTATGTTTATTCATATTGGATATTTTCATCTCGCCTTTAACTTGTACGCATTATGGGCCTTAGGGCCTTTGACTGAACTAAGTTACGGTCATGGAAAGTATTTTGCGATTTATATGTTAAGTGGTCTTGGAGGCGCAATGGCAAGTTTCTTGTTTTCCCCGTTCCTTTCGGCAGGTGCTTCAGGAGCAATTATGGGCCTTCTGGGAGCTCAACTGTTTTTTATTTACAAACGACCTTATCTATGGAAATCCGGTCTTGGTATGAATCTTGTCATTGTAATTTTAGTGAACCTTGGATTTGGATTTTGGCAGCCGGGGATTGATAATTTTGCCCATCTCGGCGGACTATTTACAGGAATGTTCATGGGTGCCCTTTTATCATGGAAAAACTTTATAAAACCTAAGAGTGCCAAACTTTCATAA